The Triticum aestivum cultivar Chinese Spring chromosome 7B, IWGSC CS RefSeq v2.1, whole genome shotgun sequence genome window below encodes:
- the LOC123159578 gene encoding uncharacterized protein, with product MDWYEWLRRTGLGEDLSAEYALLFARNELGAADVRHLDHAFLATMGVAVAKHRLEILKLARKESSASAAITVLPWRATRLLAAAAQRSARSLAGCLRSAARRGRSKAAVAPRPLALCHQGVAGPARWKGAPTAADGRGVTKRKLAALLTRVGKPMHTLTNSAGKGAKNSAAPTTYMATAIAAGCFASKETCGSDYDADDDEDEDAEMDDGDGEDPETPWESMFQDLNPT from the coding sequence atggaCTGGTACGAGTGGCTGCGCAGGACGGGGCTCGGCGAGGACCTGTCCGCCGAGTACGCGCTCCTCTTCGCGCGCAACGAGCTCGGCGCCGCCGACGTCCGCCACCTCGACCACGCCTTCCTCGCCACCATGGGCGTCGCCGTCGCCAAGCACCGCCTCGAGATCCTCAAGCTCGCCCGGAAGGAGTCCTCCGCCTCGGCCGCCATCACCGTCCTGCCGTGGCGCGCCACCAGGCTGCTCGCCGCGGCCGCGCAGCGGTCCGCGCGGTCCCTGGCCGGCTGCCTCCGCTCGGCCGCGCGCCGGGGCAGGTCCAAGGCCGCCGTCGCGCCGCGCCCGCTGGCGCTCTGCCACCAGGGCGTGGCGGGGCCGGCGCGGTGGAAGGGCGCGCCGACGGCCGCGGACGGCCGGGGGGTCACGAAGAGGAAGTTGGCGGCTCTCCTGACGCGCGTGGGCAAGCCCATGCACACGCTCACGAACAGCGCCGGAAAGGGGGCAAAGAACTCCGCGGCGCCCACGACGTACATGGCCACGGCGATCGCGGCCGGGTGCTTCGCGAGCAAGGAGACCTGCGGCAGCGACTacgacgccgacgacgacgaggacgaggacgccgagatggacgacggcgacggcgaggatcCGGAGACGCCATGGGAGTCCATGTTCCAGGATCTGAATCCCACCTAG